TTATTTGGTCATTGTCAACCATAGCTGTTGGGCATCCTTTTATGTCATCCTTCTTAATGTAGTTGCATTTGGAACTTGAACATATATTTTCCACCTGTGATTGTTGGGCTTTTTCTTCCATATTCCCTCCTAAACATAAGTTCAATTTCAGACTGCTTGAAGGAGAAAACTCAGCACCAGAATCAGGGCATTCTGTGTCATCAAGAGAAAAAATAATTGATCCAGTGTAGAGCATCATAAAAAGAGCAAaatcatttcaaattttcaatcagTTCTTTTGAAGATCAAAGATGCATCACATATTCACAATCGCATTGCAAGTCAAAAATTTGTTGCCAGCACTACATGAAAAGTTTTGTACTAATGCAGACTAATTGAACTCACCGGCACAAGGATTAATCTCAGCATTGTTCTCTGAGGGGCCATCTTCCCCACTTCTCTTCTCGATTGCACTCACATTTAGTTCTTGAGAATCTTGACTAATGtcaccatgaacaaaaccttcTTGCAGTACTACTGCTTCACTGCTGATCCATGGCTCTTCCGAAACTTCATCAGATGCTTTTAGACTGTCTTCTACCTTGAATGTGGCAATGAGATTGTCGTAACAATTATTACTTCCCTCAGTTCCGCAGGGGAAATtacctatagaattgtgaaaacAGTATATACTAGTGCATCATTCCTCAGAAACAGTCAGAAAATTGCCATTTGGAGAAATACATGCAAACTTGCaaagtaaatataattacaataggTTATAacaataaacataataaaataaaatatatctgTATACCATGAGCTCCCAATGGTTCAGCAAATTTGAATGTTTCCTCTATTTCAGAGTCAACACTCCCAGGCAAATCATTTTTCTGTAATTCTGCATGATTTTAGTGATATTGTGTGAATTAAGGGACATAAAATGACAAGATTCCTAAAAACTACCAGgtctaataaattaaaactctTATTATATCACTGCATTCAAAACTGGCCTTGCTGGTGTTCTTTTGCTTTGTTCAAAGCAAGTGTAGGGCATAAAATGACATCAACAAGAAGTCAAGAATAGTTTGAACTGAAAATTATTAAGACAACATATAGCAGTAGTAAATCAAAGAACTACAAGTGCCCAATAATCCTATtctaacatatttttttaaattgcttaCCTGCATCAGATGCCTCAATCATTTTATCCATGTAGAAGTCCTTGACATTCTCTTCATCTGTACCTCTAACACTTTTGGGTGTGGAGAACAGCAGTCTAAGATGATCATCTGTGATTAGGCAAATAAGATACTGAATATTAGAAATATTCATAAATAACAAGAGCAAATTTCCCATCCAAAATGAAACACTTTAAAATAACTCTTGCCCATTGTCAATAGCGAACTTCAAAGGAGTAATCCAATGTGAAGCTTCATGAACAAAAGTGGTTGTACAGTCAAAAAATTGTAAGCTACCCTCATGAAACACTCAACATTGCAAATAGATGGCACTCAAAACAACTACTTTAGATACCTTGTTCCAGACCGTCAAATTTTTCTATACACTCACAGAGGACTCTGTCCATTTCTAAGCCATGTGTACTGTCATTTTGAGAAGTGCTTTTAATGCTGGTGGGTGTAGAAAACAATAATCTGAGTTGATATTCTGTCATCAGgcaaataattatttagaaatacattaaaatgtaaaagaaattgaattaaGAGATAAATTTCCTGTATTTCTGAGTACCACAATAAGAAGCATCATTAAGAAGAATGAATGGAACagcaattataaaaaattaaaagtatttaaaagaaaGCATCCTATTCCTCATGAAGTTGGAGAAAGAAAACTGCATTCTGAAGAAAGTGATAATATATTCAATAGCTTCAAGTTTACTAACCTTGTTCAGTGCTATCAGATCCACATTCACAATTAGAGAGGCATCTATGACTTTCTAAGCCATTGGTACTTTGATCACTGCACTTATCATTTCCATTGGGGCATGAAACATCACCAGAGGTTGTAAACAACTTTCTGAGTTCTTCACCTGTTATTTGTTAAGATTTGTGCAAATTAAATTCATCAAAACAGAAAATGCAAATTAGGAATAAAAGTTCCTATACATACAAttataagaaattaagaatattGATCTAGTTTGGTTACCTGCAATGGAAGCATCTGTGAATTGACCTGATGTTTTGTTGCTATCCATGTAGCAGGCATTGGCATTCTCTTCACAAGCGCTTCCATCTTTGATGGGTGTGGAAAACAGCAATCTCAGTTGTTCTTCTGTCAACagacaaacaatataatttgggAGCACAAGAAAATGAAGTTAGAATCCATTTTACAATCCTAAATGccacaatataaaaataaaaataaaaactttgcTCTTCATTATCACTGCACTTGGAAGGAGAAACACAATATGAAGACTCAAGATCAAGAACTCCAGGAACTGAATCTGAACCAAACTATTAAGCTAATTCATCATGAAATAAGTTTGATGAAGCAATCAAGTCTATGATTAAGTGATTGGATATCTAATGTTAATATCCACTATTTTACTAACCAGGTTCCATAACATCATATCCATCTTCACATTCACATAGGCCTCTTCCTGTTTCTAGGCCATTGGAATAGGTTCTTTGATTATGTATTTCAGTCCCGGCATCATTTGCAAATTCTCCTGTTAAACATGCCTTTACATGAAGTCAACTAAAATATGAAGCAGATTGAGTTTAGTTAAGCAATATAGTCCATTATATTGGACTCTATTAGTTTCTTAAGCACTAATGAAGGTAAAGAACTAACCATGCTTCTGCAGATTAGACTCTGAAGGAGGAAAATGCTCATGTTCAACATTATTAACAGAACCTGTTGAAAACAAAAAGGAACTTGTATCAGTAAAATGCCTAAATAGCCCTTTGAGATTAGTAAATAACTGGatactattttcaaaaaaaaaaaaaaaaaaataactggATACTGATTAATCTGATACTCTAAGGACATAGTGGTGTTATGTGACTACAAACACTCATAGAGAGGAAAAACAAAAAGCTATCCCAGTTTAACCTTCAGCATTGCTGCCTCTAGCTTCTTGTAGGCTATTCTCACTTCTCCTTTCAGTTGCATCAGATACTGAAGGTTTCCCATCATTATCAGGGGCATCCACCTGAATGCCCTGATCCTCCAAGTCTCCATCTTTAAGTATTTCATCTCCTTCAACAAAGACAAACTCAATACTGTTTCTAAGCTTGCTTGACTGTTCCCCAAGTTGCAATGCTTTCTTCCAATCCGCAGTACTAGCAGGTTCTGCAACTTTACCAATgcatttacattatttaatttgatacaaATACACAAACAAAGGGAAATGGATATTGGACCTTTATTAAGAACAGTTAAGAATTGTTCATTTATAGAGATATATCCAGCACCTATGTTCTCTGCATTTCCTGCATGAAGCTCTAGTATGGAAGCATCACACTTATGCTTTTCACTTGAATCAACAAAACCAGCTTTTTCAAATCTTTGGTATCCATCTTCAAGGTTCTCTCCAGGTCTATCATCTAGGGTGTCCTGTAGAACATCATTGGGCACTTTCATGGTGGCAAAGATATTGACACTGTCTGCTGCATTTACAGCCAGCTTCTTTTCACCTGAAAGTTCACCTCTAACAGCATGTTCAACCAATTGAATGGTAGAGCCTATGCCTTTGCTCAATGAACATGCATATTGAAGCTCTGCCACTTCCTCAGTCTGCTTCTCCTTTGTATCCGCTGCAAattagtaataaaattttagtacTTTTCTTGAATAATTAGAATAATCAAtaatcataaaaaataataataaaataaaaaataacctGCCAAATCTGATTGATCAATACATCCATAGGCCTTAGTTGGGGAGATGATCTCAAAAGGAACAGTATCTCTATCAACATTTATGCCATCATATGTTATACTGTGAACAGGATTATGACCAACTAAGTCACCCAGTGACTTCTCAGCATTCTCTTCCAATGAAATGTTAACTTTATCAGATAAGTCTTTTATTTCATCTACAAGAACTTTTTCTTGCTCCACATGATCAGTGTGAGAAGTAACAAGAACTTTTTCTTGCTCCACATGATCAGTGTGAGAAGTAACAAGTTCAGCTTCTTGCTCCACATGATCAGTGTGAGAAGTAACAAGTTCAGCAAATGACTCCTTAACTGCATTATCCAATTGAGGACTATTTACTTCTTCCATCTCTTCTTCTCTATCAACATTTACGCCATCATATGTTTCACAGTGAACTTCTCTATCAACATTTACGCCATCATATGTTTCACAGTGAACAACATTATAAACATTTACGCCATCATATGTTTCACAGTGAACAACATTATAATCTACTAAGCCACCCAGTGGCTTCTCATCATTCTCTTCCAATGAAATGTTAACTTTATCAGATAAGTCTTTTATTTCATCTACAAGAACTTTTTCTTGCTCCACATGATCAGTGTGAGAAGTAACAAGAACTTTTTCTTGCTCCACATGATCAGTGTGAGAAGTAACAAGTTCAGCTTCTTGCTCCACATGATCAGTGTGAGAAGTAACAAGTTCAGCGAATGACTCCTTAACTGCATTATCCAATTGAGGGCTATTCACTTCTTCCATCTCTTCTTCTCTATCAACATTTACGCCTTCATATGTTTCACAGTGAACAACATTATAATCTACTAAGCCACCCAGTGGCTTCTCAGCATTCTCTTCCAATGAAATGTTAACTTTATCAGATAAGTCTTTTATTTCATCTCCAAGAACTTTTTCTTGCTCCAAATGATCAGTGTGAGAAGTAACAAGTTCAGCGAATGACTCCTTAACTGCATTATCCAATTGAGGACTATTTACTTCTTCCATCTCTTCTTCTCTATCAACATTTACGCCATCATATGTTTCACAGTGAACTTCTCTATCAACATTTACGCCATCATATGTTTCACAGTGAACAACATTATAAACATTTACGCCATCATATGTTTCACAGTGAACAACATTATAACCTACTAAGCCACCCAGTGGCTTCTCAGCATTCTCTTCCAATGAAATGTTAACTTCATCAGAGAAGTCTTTTATTTCATCTACAAGAACTTTTTCTTGCTCCACATGATCAGTGTGAGAAGTAACAAGTTCAGCGAATGACTCCTTAATTGCATTCTCCAATTGAGGGCTATTCACTTCTTCCATCTCTTCTTCTCTATCAACATTTACGCCTTCATATGTTTCACAGTGAACAACATTATAATCTACTAAGCCACCCAGTGGCTTCTCAGCATTCTCTTCCAATGAAATGTTAACTTTATCAGAGATGTCTTTTATTTCATCTACAAGAACTTTTTCTTGCTCCACATGATCAGTGTGAGAAGTAACAAGTTCAAAGAATGACTCCTTAATTGCATTCTCCAATTGAGGGCTATTCACTTCTTCCATTTTTTTCCTATTGTCAACTTTAGGAGATAACCTTTGCTTGCTTTGCTTAGCTGACTCTTCAAATTTGTTGCTAGTCATAATAGTATCATCAATGAAGCTTCCAGAATTCATTGGTTCATTGAGGATATCTGTAACTTCTACACAAGACAATACAGCAACTTGAGTGCAGTCCCCAATCTGTAGTGATTTCTTCTCCCCATTACTCATTCTGTCTTCTACTAAGGAAACTTGGGTTTCTGGACTTTTTTCATTAGCTCTGTTCAGTGGCTCAGCTATTACAACCAGTTCATTTTCTCCTgcaatttcatcttctttgccTACAGATTCTGCATAGCCAATCTCTGTCAACTCCTTTTTCTGCATCTCTTTTACACCAGCTGAAACATAGACAAAGAAAACTTATGTCTCTACATGAATAGAGATACAATCATTAATCTCAAATATACTAACATGTAAAGTACAATAGACCATTAGCTCTATAGCTATCAATACATACTAACCTGTCAAGTACAATTGACCGTTGGATTTATAACAATCGATTGTGGAGTTGGCCTCAATGGAAGCACTATCTATGTCAAAATTAAAGTCTTCAGATGGTTCTTGCTCAGCCAAATTAGCAACTTCTAAGTCATCCAATGAATTCTCTACATTCACTTCCATTGAAACTTTCACCATTTCAGCAAAGCCCTTTGACTCAGTCACTGGAATATCCACTATTTGGACTTCAGTATCAGTGTGTAAGTCAACAAGGTCAGACCGTGAATACTCAACTCCACTAACCAATAGAGGGATTTTTACTTCCCCCACTTCTCCTATTCTGTCACCAACATTGTTAGGAgaaacttgattttttttatgtCTTGTCTCTTCAGATTCATTTCCTTCCAAGCAAGATTCATCCATAAGGGGCTCAGTACTTGTTGGTTCTTTTGTGGTTTCTGTATCTGTTATCCCAGACAACAGAGCAACATGGGTGCATTGCTCATTAATCTTTGTTAAGTCCTCAGCTATGGAAACTCCCAATGCCATATTTTTGCTTCCAGAATCTTTGTCTTCACCAACTGGTTGTACAATTTTATCATCTCTAGTAGCATCAACCCTTAACTGTTGGGAAGAAGTTTCAGCAGGTGTGCTCTTCTTATTACATGATTCTTTTTCCACTGCAGCATTCACAGTAGCATTGTGAATTCTCCCAGTTTCATCAGAAGCATTCCTTCTAGATGTCCTCATCTCTTCTGCCACTGTTCCTTCATGTTCATCAAATGATTTGCTTGAGTCGTTGCTTAATTCCCTGCTTGCAACAGTTTTGTTAGAATCAACTTGTTCATCAATGGATGAATTGCAGTAAAGCATAACAGTTTTATGCTTCAGCCCATCAGCTTCAGACATCTCATCATCTTTAATGACCTCCACCTCAAGACTGGCATTCGATGTTAAATGACTTGACAAATTTTGGTTCATATTTTGATGAACATTTCCAAATGTTGCCCCGGATTTTTGTACAGTAGCTCTTCTAGGTGAACCACCTGTTCGTTCTCCAACTTGATTAACCACTTCTAATCTACTCAGAGCTGCACTTTCAGTTTCAAACTGAGTGTTAAATGAAGAACTTCTAGGTGAAATACTTGTTGGTTCTTCAACTTGAATAAGCACTTCTAATCTACTCTCATCTGCAGTTTCAGTTTCAGACATTGCGCCGAATGAGGAAGCTTCCGTCTCTTTGGTAGCTTTCTCAAGCAAAGGCATCATAGAGTTTTGTGGGCTACTTCCAATTGTAGCTTTTGCTGGTTCTTTACCTACTTCATTTTTCTCCAAAGCTGCAATTTCAGTTGCAGGCATAGATGCTTCCACACTCTTGGCAAACTGACTTCTGGCTTTCTGCTCCTTTCTAACCATTTTACTTTTACCAATTCCCTGGTATGGATACTGTGATTCATCCATTTTGGCTGCAGTACGCTTTGATCTCCTCAGTCCCTTGCTTAGTTCCTCTTTAATCTGTTTGTTTTGAGGACCTTCCTCACCAGATTTCTCATTTCTGATACTTGTTTGTCCTCCCATTTTCTTCAATCCTTCATCAATGTCCTCGCTAACTGCAACCTTTTTGTTCCTCAACAATCTCTTTGTGCAAGCTCTGTTTTCGCCATTACTAGAAGCAAAACTATCTTCAGCAATCTTGAGTCCAGCAGCCTCCCGTTTACAAGTTTTCACTTCCAATTTAATCTGATTTCTTCCCAATCTTACCTTCCCAGAGTTTTTGTTCTCATCAAACATTACTGTGTCTTTGGCAAGTGTAACATTCCTCTCCGTGTCTTTGACATTTGAAACATTCCTCTTTGATCTCCTCTGTTCCTTTTTGGGTTCCTCCAAAATATCTTGACTTTGATGAACTCCATCACTGCCTAATGGACCTTGCTTACTCTGTCTTCCACTTCTTCTCAACCCTGCAGTATCttcctctctttctttcttcccTTCCACTGTTATCACCCTATTTCTTAATGATCTCCTAGTGACAACTCCAACCTCCTTATTGTCACCAGTCACCAAGGCCACACCATTTTCAGCACATCTGACTCCATCCATCTCCAATTCTGAAGCTTCAACTTCTAACAGTGCCTGCTTTCTACCCAACCTTCCCCcattattgttttcatttttaccAACATCTCCATTATCCTTCTTCGCTGCATTCCTCTTCGATCGCCTAAATGCACCTTGAGGTTCCTCACCAATCTGTTTACTCTCAGAAACATCCTCAATTCCTTTGGCACTACCCGGGTTTTGTTGCCATTCACTCTTCCTCAGTCCCTCAGCAACACCCTCACTTTCTCTCAAATCTTCATCTTGCATCTCTCTATTCCTCAATGCTCTCCTTGTGGCTACTCTAACTTCATTTTCAGAACATAATTTCTCTACTCTACCGTTACCATTCGAGCCCCTTTTGGTTACCTTCTTCTCAGCATCCCCTTCATCCAACAATTGTAGTCCCCGTGACCGGGTAACTCTAACCGGGCTTCTCTTTGCTGCTCTTTGGTTTAGCTCAACATTACAGGCATTCTCAACAATCAAGCAAGAATTTCCCATCCTTGATTTCCTCCTACACCCCCTTTTTGCAATTGATTTAGTGAACTCAATCAGCTCATTTTCAGGGCTAAACCTAACTTTCTTGGCCTTCCTATTTACACCATCCGAATCATTTTCACCATCACCCACCACCTTCAAACACGACTGCCCACGAATCATGGGCTTTTCTTTTTCACTTCCCTGAACAAAAGAATTACACTCTCAATCTCAAACATAATATTGGGAAAAAGACACTACTACTTGGAAATTAGGTCAAAATTAAAGAAGTGGAAAGGGAAATCGAGAAATGGGTTACCTTAAAAATGGAAGAAAGCCTGTTGGCCATTTCGACATTCGATAAATTCGCAGGAATGCCATGGTTCTTGCACAGCTCTTGAAGTTCCTTCCTTTTCATGCTGTGAAAATCCATCTCTAACTAAAATCAAGATAACATCAGTAAAAAAAACTGAGAGCTAGGAAATGCTGTACTTGGGATAAGGTCTGATTACGAGACAGAATTTTAGTAGGAAAAGTTTAGAGAGGTTTGTTGGGTTTGGTATTTAAAGAGGAGAGAGGGGaagtttgaatttgaattttgaatttaaacaaaaatgggTCCTTCCCGGGTAATTTGTCGATCTGAATTCCGGAAGGTATTTCACGTGCAACAGGCACGTGGGACTTGAAGAATAGTAGCGCGTCCAAATGCAGCTTTACACAAGTACACAACTCAAACAATAAGTTTTATAGCTTAAGCTCAAAATCGTGTGGCAAATCTTCATAATTGTGACTTTTTAAATGAGAAGTTGCTAATTTGAATCCTATTGGGAAATAactcaaacaataaaattttctaCATCTCCTTTGTATGCTTCCCTAAGATCGAGCAATAGTCAGGTTGGTCCACGTTTAAGTTGGTGCGAGCTTGTCGTGGTTATTTTGTGTTGCATGTCGAAAGCGTACTGGTTTATCTTGACTGCAACGTCATTGGACAAATAACGCTTTTAATGCAGTGTTCTATAACACGTAACAGACTCTTTTCTACTCTAGTTTGTTCTCCTACTTTCAGATATATTGCCAGCATTTGTTCACATTGCTTATCTTTTTCAGCACGTATGTATCAACATGTCTTTTCCCATTTCTAGAAAACATTTATTGATAAAAGTAATTGTGAgctatagtaaaaaaaaaaaaaaaaaaaaatgtcgtTTCCAATTTCTAGAAAACATTTATTGATAAACGTAATTGTGagatataataatagtaataataataaacattgtTAAGAGtaggatttgaacccacgccctctCGGACCAGAACCTTGAGCGTGTTGGCCACaactataattaaataatataagttTTTAACATTTAAATTCTTTGTTAAGAATGAAACTTAGTATCCTTAGATAGTCCTGATTGTGAATAAAAGGCCATTGAGCGTGTTGGCCACAactataattaaaagaaaaaaaatatcttttttattaataatttctcTGTTggtgtttagtttttttttttgttttgcatcCCTCGGTGCGACTGTGCGAGGGTTGAAGAAATGTATAGAACGTCTCTATCAAGATAAAGTGGTCTAATTGTATGTAAGTTTGATCAA
This portion of the Ipomoea triloba cultivar NCNSP0323 chromosome 5, ASM357664v1 genome encodes:
- the LOC116020789 gene encoding uncharacterized protein LOC116020789 isoform X1 — translated: MDFHSMKRKELQELCKNHGIPANLSNVEMANRLSSIFKGSEKEKPMIRGQSCLKVVGDGENDSDGVNRKAKKVRFSPENELIEFTKSIAKRGCRRKSRMGNSCLIVENACNVELNQRAAKRSPVRVTRSRGLQLLDEGDAEKKVTKRGSNGNGRVEKLCSENEVRVATRRALRNREMQDEDLRESEGVAEGLRKSEWQQNPGSAKGIEDVSESKQIGEEPQGAFRRSKRNAAKKDNGDVGKNENNNGGRLGRKQALLEVEASELEMDGVRCAENGVALVTGDNKEVGVVTRRSLRNRVITVEGKKEREEDTAGLRRSGRQSKQGPLGSDGVHQSQDILEEPKKEQRRSKRNVSNVKDTERNVTLAKDTVMFDENKNSGKVRLGRNQIKLEVKTCKREAAGLKIAEDSFASSNGENRACTKRLLRNKKVAVSEDIDEGLKKMGGQTSIRNEKSGEEGPQNKQIKEELSKGLRRSKRTAAKMDESQYPYQGIGKSKMVRKEQKARSQFAKSVEASMPATEIAALEKNEVGKEPAKATIGSSPQNSMMPLLEKATKETEASSFGAMSETETADESRLEVLIQVEEPTSISPRSSSFNTQFETESAALSRLEVVNQVGERTGGSPRRATVQKSGATFGNVHQNMNQNLSSHLTSNASLEVEVIKDDEMSEADGLKHKTVMLYCNSSIDEQVDSNKTVASRELSNDSSKSFDEHEGTVAEEMRTSRRNASDETGRIHNATVNAAVEKESCNKKSTPAETSSQQLRVDATRDDKIVQPVGEDKDSGSKNMALGVSIAEDLTKINEQCTHVALLSGITDTETTKEPTSTEPLMDESCLEGNESEETRHKKNQVSPNNVGDRIGEVGEVKIPLLVSGVEYSRSDLVDLHTDTEVQIVDIPVTESKGFAEMVKVSMEVNVENSLDDLEVANLAEQEPSEDFNFDIDSASIEANSTIDCYKSNGQLYLTAGVKEMQKKELTEIGYAESVGKEDEIAGENELVVIAEPLNRANEKSPETQVSLVEDRMSNGEKKSLQIGDCTQVAVLSCVEVTDILNEPMNSGSFIDDTIMTSNKFEESAKQSKQRLSPKVDNRKKMEEVNSPQLENAIKESFFELVTSHTDHVEQEKVLVDEIKDISDKVNISLEENAEKPLGGLVDYNVVHCETYEGVNVDREEEMEEVNSPQLENAIKESFAELVTSHTDHVEQEKVLVDEIKDFSDEVNISLEENAEKPLGGLVGYNVVHCETYDGVNVDREEEMEEVNSPQLDNAVKESFAELVTSHTDHLEQEKVLGDEIKDLSDKVNISLEENAEKPLGGLVDYNVVHCETYEGVNVDREEEMEEVNSPQLDNAVKESFAELVTSHTDHVEQEKVLVDEIKDLSDKVNISLEENDEKPLGGLVDYNVVHCETYDGVNVDREEEMEEVNSPQLDNAVKESFAELVTSHTDHVEQEKVLVDEIKDLSDKVNISLEENAEKSLGDLVGHNPVHSITYDGINVDRDTVPFEIISPTKAYGCIDQSDLAADTKEKQTEEVAELQYACSLSKGIGSTIQLVEHAVRGELSGEKKLAVNAADSVNIFATMKVPNDVLQDTLDDRPGENLEDGYQRFEKAGFVDSSEKHKCDASILELHAGNAENIVAEPASTADWKKALQLGEQSSKLRNSIEFVFVEGDEILKDGDLEDQGIQVDAPDNDGKPSVSDATERRSENSLQEARGSNAEGSVNNVEHEHFPPSESNLQKHGEFANDAGTEIHNQRTYSNGLETGRGLCECEDGYDVMEPEEQLRLLFSTPIKDGSACEENANACYMDSNKTSGQFTDASIAGEELRKLFTTSGDVSCPNGNDKCSDQSTNGLESHRCLSNCECGSDSTEQEYQLRLLFSTPTSIKSTSQNDSTHGLEMDRVLCECIEKFDGLEQDDHLRLLFSTPKSVRGTDEENVKDFYMDKMIEASDAELQKNDLPGSVDSEIEETFKFAEPLGAHGNFPCGTEGSNNCYDNLIATFKVEDSLKASDEVSEEPWISSEAVVLQEGFVHGDISQDSQELNVSAIEKRSGEDGPSENNAEINPCAECPDSGAEFSPSSSLKLNLCLGGNMEEKAQQSQVENICSSSKCNYIKKDDIKGCPTAMVDNDQIIANSYLLFDSPSKLHAITDKRNDLDSNSNECSSTNEDNLGGQSLVVAEMSQPSSCGLVDPQESIASSALHVNESNSSTEENKCWRAKAAEMELYTSQPCLKPTHQSTAEIDSDGDKDASLSLEKNGSREEQNANSSLLRKSDTRRILIHATPYKKPMRVDMKENAPAPKGGLIGTLTAARPENRRRPLKDLQWNDGKN